One Alkalicoccus halolimnae DNA segment encodes these proteins:
- a CDS encoding short-chain fatty acid transporter translates to MKTLTDFSTRIMQRYLPDPFLFVIILTFVVFVMGLLLTPSTPVDMVVHWGEGFWDLLEFAMQMVLVLVTGYVLASSRIFKEGLRKLAGLASTPGQAIVIVTLVGLLASWINWGFGLVIGALFAKALARRITTVDYRLLIASAYSGFIVWHGGLAGSIPLTVATEGHFSEDIIGIIPTSETIFAPFNLIIVASLFITVPVLNRMMMSSKDAVTVDPSLLKDSADVKESPPKADQTPAERLENSMVLSMVTGLLGLSFILYYLITAGFNLNLNIVNFIFLFLGILFHATPKNYLASVAEAVKNAGGIIIQFPFYAGIMGMMVASGLAVEFSSWFVSLSNEMTFPLFAFLSAGIVNFFVPSGGGQWAVQAPIMLAAGQELGVSAARTSMAVAWGDAWTNMIQPFWALPALAIAGLNARDIMGFCIWVLFLSGAVIGLGLLFI, encoded by the coding sequence TTGAAAACGCTTACTGATTTTTCAACAAGAATTATGCAGCGTTATTTACCGGATCCCTTTCTATTTGTCATTATTCTTACTTTCGTTGTGTTTGTAATGGGTCTTCTGTTAACTCCGAGCACGCCTGTTGATATGGTTGTTCACTGGGGAGAAGGATTTTGGGATTTGCTTGAGTTTGCTATGCAGATGGTGCTGGTACTCGTAACCGGATATGTACTAGCAAGCAGCCGGATTTTCAAGGAAGGACTGCGAAAACTGGCCGGTTTGGCTTCCACACCTGGACAGGCTATTGTGATTGTGACACTCGTGGGACTTCTGGCAAGCTGGATTAACTGGGGTTTCGGCCTTGTTATAGGCGCTCTCTTTGCAAAAGCTCTGGCCCGTCGTATTACTACAGTGGACTACCGCCTGCTTATTGCAAGCGCGTACAGCGGTTTTATTGTCTGGCACGGGGGTCTGGCAGGCTCTATTCCTTTAACTGTAGCTACAGAAGGACATTTTTCAGAAGATATTATCGGGATCATCCCAACAAGCGAAACCATATTTGCTCCTTTTAATTTAATTATAGTAGCTTCTCTATTTATCACAGTGCCTGTTTTGAACAGAATGATGATGAGTTCTAAAGATGCGGTAACTGTCGATCCTTCGCTTTTAAAAGATTCTGCAGACGTTAAAGAAAGTCCGCCTAAAGCGGATCAAACTCCTGCCGAACGTCTGGAAAACAGCATGGTGCTCTCCATGGTCACCGGTTTACTCGGATTGAGTTTTATTCTTTATTACCTGATCACGGCGGGTTTCAATTTAAATTTAAACATAGTGAATTTTATATTTTTATTTCTTGGCATACTCTTTCATGCCACTCCAAAAAATTATTTAGCGAGTGTAGCCGAAGCAGTTAAAAATGCAGGGGGAATAATTATTCAATTCCCGTTTTATGCCGGAATTATGGGAATGATGGTAGCATCCGGACTTGCAGTGGAATTTTCATCCTGGTTTGTTTCCTTATCCAATGAAATGACTTTTCCTCTTTTCGCCTTTTTAAGTGCAGGTATTGTAAACTTTTTTGTTCCTTCCGGAGGCGGACAATGGGCCGTTCAGGCTCCTATTATGCTTGCAGCAGGACAGGAACTTGGAGTGAGTGCTGCCAGAACCTCCATGGCTGTAGCCTGGGGCGATGCCTGGACAAATATGATACAGCCATTCTGGGCCCTTCCTGCACTTGCTATTGCAGGTTTGAATGCTCGTGATATCATGGGATTCTGTATATGGGTTTTATTCCTCAGCGGCGCTGTTATTGGACTGGGACTACTGTTTATTTAA